A genome region from Clostridium pasteurianum includes the following:
- a CDS encoding bifunctional homocysteine S-methyltransferase/methylenetetrahydrofolate reductase, whose amino-acid sequence MYLNNLEVGVMNAVIREYLKDNILVTDGAMGTYYSKVTEDYNSFCEFANIDNPNIISNIHGGYIKAGAKLLRTNTFSANTLTLDVSREKLKEIITKGYMIAKKAAAGKNVFVAADIGPINRFEMEKPIEYVIDEYKFIVDVFMDLGADIFVFETLSSADYLEKVSEYIKSKNRDAFILTQFAVMQDGFTREGISIKRIIEEIKEIKSIDAYGFNCGSGPTHLYKIVKNLKIDGDIVSVLPNAGYPEIVNERMVYVDNPDYFADKVARIKNIGAKILGGCCGTTPKHIEKLVSKLNRNFGVLNHDIKVKEENTIKRIKENNKFWDKLLNGECPVAVELDPPFDVNTEKIMHAARVCKENDIDLVTVADSPMSKVRVDSIAIAAKIKREIGIDAMPHMCCRDKNINAIRSSLLAAHIAGIRNILAITGDPVTGIDKVNTKSVFNLNSFKLMNLISGMNKEVFKGDEISVGGALNLNVLNKEHEVARMNKKAENGGKFFLTQPIFEDKTIDFLSNMGKHEDVKIIGGVLPLVSYRNVQFINNELFGVNIPEEYVERFKPDMTREEAEEVGVNLSVELINKIKNYVDGIYIVTPFNRIEMVIKILKKSGM is encoded by the coding sequence ATGTATTTAAACAATTTAGAAGTTGGGGTGATGAATGCAGTGATACGTGAATATTTAAAAGACAATATTTTGGTTACAGATGGGGCTATGGGTACATACTATTCTAAAGTTACTGAAGATTATAATTCTTTTTGTGAATTTGCCAATATAGATAATCCTAATATAATATCCAATATTCATGGGGGATATATCAAGGCTGGAGCCAAATTGCTTAGAACAAATACTTTTTCAGCTAATACATTAACTCTTGATGTATCAAGGGAGAAACTAAAAGAAATAATTACAAAAGGGTATATGATAGCTAAAAAGGCGGCAGCTGGTAAGAATGTATTTGTTGCTGCAGATATTGGGCCAATAAATAGGTTCGAGATGGAGAAACCAATAGAGTATGTAATTGACGAATATAAGTTTATAGTAGATGTTTTTATGGATTTAGGTGCAGACATTTTTGTATTTGAAACATTGAGCAGTGCCGATTATTTGGAAAAAGTTTCTGAATACATAAAAAGTAAAAATAGGGATGCGTTTATATTAACTCAGTTTGCAGTTATGCAGGATGGATTTACAAGAGAGGGAATTAGCATAAAAAGAATTATAGAGGAGATTAAAGAAATAAAAAGCATAGATGCTTATGGCTTTAACTGCGGTTCAGGTCCAACACATTTATATAAAATTGTAAAGAATTTAAAGATAGATGGGGATATAGTATCTGTTTTACCTAACGCAGGATATCCAGAAATAGTTAATGAGCGTATGGTTTATGTAGATAATCCTGATTATTTTGCAGATAAAGTGGCAAGAATTAAAAACATAGGAGCAAAAATATTAGGAGGATGCTGTGGCACTACCCCTAAACATATAGAAAAGTTGGTTTCAAAACTTAACAGAAATTTTGGTGTATTAAATCATGATATCAAGGTAAAAGAAGAAAATACCATAAAAAGAATTAAAGAAAATAATAAATTTTGGGATAAATTACTTAATGGTGAATGCCCTGTTGCAGTCGAATTAGATCCACCTTTTGATGTTAATACAGAAAAGATTATGCATGCGGCTAGAGTGTGCAAGGAAAATGATATTGACCTAGTTACTGTTGCTGATTCACCAATGTCAAAGGTTAGAGTAGATTCAATTGCTATTGCAGCTAAAATTAAAAGAGAAATAGGTATAGATGCAATGCCGCATATGTGCTGCAGAGATAAAAATATAAATGCAATAAGATCGAGTCTTTTAGCTGCTCACATAGCAGGAATAAGAAATATACTTGCAATTACAGGAGATCCCGTTACCGGAATTGATAAAGTAAATACAAAAAGTGTTTTTAATCTTAATTCTTTTAAGCTTATGAATCTCATAAGTGGGATGAATAAGGAAGTTTTTAAAGGTGATGAGATAAGCGTAGGTGGAGCTTTAAATTTAAATGTGTTAAATAAAGAGCATGAAGTGGCCAGGATGAATAAAAAAGCGGAAAATGGAGGAAAGTTCTTTTTAACACAACCTATTTTTGAGGATAAAACTATTGATTTTCTATCAAATATGGGAAAGCATGAAGATGTGAAGATAATTGGTGGAGTTCTTCCATTAGTAAGTTATAGGAATGTTCAATTTATAAACAATGAGCTCTTTGGGGTTAATATTCCTGAAGAATATGTTGAAAGATTTAAACCTGATATGACGCGTGAGGAAGCAGAAGAAGTTGGTGTGAATTTATCAGTAGAGCTTATAAATAAAATTAAAAATTATGTGGATGGTATATATATTGTCACACCTTTTAACAGAATTGAAATGGTCATAAAAATATTAAAAAAGTCAGGAATGTGA
- a CDS encoding sigma factor G inhibitor Gin: protein MKRECIICRKPLKDGIIIKGKGICKNCEKRLINLECGNDFYEYYKNRIKIGIINNLGEKYKNGVSKCIKNP from the coding sequence ATGAAAAGGGAGTGTATTATATGCAGAAAACCTCTAAAAGATGGTATAATAATAAAGGGCAAAGGTATTTGTAAGAACTGCGAAAAGAGATTAATAAATCTTGAGTGTGGAAATGATTTTTATGAATATTATAAAAACCGTATAAAAATAGGAATAATTAACAATTTGGGAGAAAAGTATAAAAATGGAGTTAGTAAATGCATAAAAAATCCATGA
- a CDS encoding S66 peptidase family protein, with protein MIGKKLELGGTIGIIAPSSPEKSDAIKNATDFFTSKGFKIKLGKHVYDKRGFLAGKDEDRAEDIMDMFKDKDVDIILCARGGYGSMRTLPYIDFDLIKSNPKIFIGFSDITSFLNSFYSRTGLITFHGPMFTSSFEDNYTVESFFNTIMKGIAPYEISNPPEVKLNCAVKGKAKGHLVGGNLSLISNTLGTPYEVDFKDNILFIEDVHEEPYALDRMLTHLELSGKLNECSGFILGQFKNCTLPHYERSLTLDEVFQDKILSLNKPTLTNFMSGHDYPKLTLPIGAYTLMDANKGTIKINEAVVV; from the coding sequence TTGATAGGAAAAAAGCTTGAACTAGGAGGTACAATTGGAATTATTGCTCCTTCAAGTCCCGAAAAATCCGATGCAATAAAAAATGCCACGGATTTTTTTACTAGTAAGGGATTTAAAATTAAACTTGGAAAACATGTCTATGATAAGCGAGGTTTCCTTGCTGGAAAAGATGAAGATAGAGCAGAAGATATTATGGATATGTTTAAAGATAAGGATGTAGACATAATTTTATGTGCACGCGGCGGTTATGGATCCATGAGAACTCTCCCATATATAGATTTTGACCTAATAAAAAGCAATCCAAAAATATTCATAGGTTTTAGTGATATAACTTCATTTTTAAATAGTTTTTATTCTAGGACAGGTCTTATAACCTTTCATGGTCCTATGTTTACTTCTAGCTTTGAGGATAACTATACTGTTGAATCATTTTTTAACACCATAATGAAAGGGATAGCTCCTTACGAAATATCAAATCCTCCTGAAGTTAAGTTAAATTGTGCTGTAAAAGGCAAAGCTAAGGGTCATTTAGTTGGTGGAAATTTATCATTAATAAGTAACACTTTAGGAACGCCCTATGAAGTTGACTTTAAAGACAATATACTTTTCATCGAAGATGTCCATGAAGAACCTTATGCACTTGATAGGATGCTTACACATCTTGAACTATCAGGCAAGCTCAATGAGTGCAGTGGTTTTATATTAGGTCAGTTTAAAAACTGTACTCTACCTCACTATGAAAGAAGCTTGACCCTTGATGAGGTTTTCCAAGATAAAATTTTAAGTTTGAACAAGCCTACTTTAACAAACTTTATGAGCGGACATGATTACCCAAAATTAACCTTACCCATCGGAGCTTATACTCTTATGGATGCAAATAAAGGTACCATAAAAATAAATGAAGCCGTTGTCGTATAA
- a CDS encoding guanylate kinase translates to MSKIFCLLGKSSSGKDTVFKKLRGDETLKLKPIIPYTTRPKRDKETDGVEYYFINEDELKEYEQKGKIIEERIYDTVNGKWHYCTIDDGQIIFETYNYLLITTPEAYKNIRNYFGEDKVVPFYINVEDGARLERALRRERHQYKPNYEEMCRRFLADSSDFSEEKLRECGIKKYYDNYKLSKCVKEIKNDIILNIAKQ, encoded by the coding sequence ATGAGTAAAATATTTTGTCTACTTGGTAAAAGTAGTTCAGGAAAAGATACTGTATTTAAAAAACTTAGAGGAGATGAAACTTTAAAGTTAAAGCCAATTATACCGTATACTACACGGCCTAAAAGAGATAAAGAAACTGATGGAGTTGAATATTATTTTATAAATGAAGATGAGCTTAAGGAGTACGAGCAGAAAGGTAAGATAATAGAAGAGAGAATATATGATACCGTAAATGGAAAATGGCATTATTGTACTATAGATGATGGACAAATCATATTTGAAACTTATAATTATTTGCTTATAACGACTCCAGAAGCCTATAAAAATATAAGAAATTATTTTGGAGAGGATAAGGTAGTTCCATTCTATATTAATGTAGAAGATGGTGCCAGACTCGAAAGGGCGCTTAGACGTGAAAGGCACCAGTATAAACCCAATTATGAAGAGATGTGTAGAAGGTTTTTAGCTGATAGTAGTGATTTTAGTGAAGAGAAGTTAAGAGAATGTGGAATAAAAAAATATTATGATAATTATAAGCTTAGTAAATGTGTAAAAGAAATAAAAAATGATATAATTCTAAATATTGCGAAGCAATAG
- a CDS encoding DUF3006 domain-containing protein: protein MKVIIDRFEGEFAVCEKEDRKMINILKDKIPEGAKEGTVLNLHDNGKIGIDVEGTERKIKEIEKLMKDLFN from the coding sequence ATGAAGGTTATAATTGATAGATTTGAAGGGGAATTTGCTGTTTGTGAAAAAGAAGATAGAAAGATGATTAACATTTTAAAGGATAAAATTCCCGAGGGGGCTAAAGAAGGAACTGTATTAAATTTACATGATAATGGTAAAATTGGAATAGATGTTGAAGGAACAGAGAGAAAGATAAAGGAAATAGAAAAGTTAATGAAGGATTTATTTAATTAG
- a CDS encoding aminotransferase class I/II-fold pyridoxal phosphate-dependent enzyme, with product MSKVPILDGMMKYINKKNSLFCMPGHKGGEGFLATEKGRWLYENIVKIDLTEVDGLDNFHAPHGIIKEAEEKLRDLYKSKKSYFLVNGSTSGNLIMIFSCFNEGDKVIVERNCHRSIFNGIVLRKLNPVYIRNYFNDDMNAPLSIDEEYFLRIIKENKDAKGIIITYPNYYGVCCDLKNIINEARKYNMKVLVDSAHGAHFGISDKLPQSAVKLGADMVVMSSHKTLPSLTQTAYLHLCTDRIDVSKVDFYTSAFLSTSPSYIFMSSMDYARYYLDEKGKQDYDNLADLCTEYSKKISDIKGLHVLNSNDLNVNGKTLDFDVTRLVVNVSEGLSGFKLDEYLRKNHIQPEMCDERNVVLICSPFNAETELKNLYDVLRRCNVVKLKNNKKEVVISSIPESKLNPYETLNASYKKVKLEDSRGKVSKSAVVPYPPGVPIIMPGEVFNLDVIKDIKKCIENNVEVLGVKNNGKDIIVDVICKD from the coding sequence TTGTCTAAGGTACCAATTTTAGATGGAATGATGAAGTATATAAATAAAAAAAATAGTTTGTTTTGTATGCCAGGACATAAAGGTGGAGAGGGATTTTTAGCTACAGAAAAAGGTAGATGGTTATACGAAAATATTGTAAAAATAGATTTAACCGAAGTTGATGGACTTGATAATTTTCATGCTCCACATGGAATTATAAAGGAAGCTGAAGAAAAGCTTAGGGATTTGTATAAAAGCAAAAAATCATATTTTCTTGTGAATGGAAGTACAAGTGGCAATCTTATCATGATATTTTCATGTTTTAATGAAGGAGATAAGGTAATAGTGGAAAGAAATTGTCACAGGTCTATCTTCAATGGAATTGTGCTAAGAAAACTTAATCCTGTATATATAAGAAACTATTTCAATGATGATATGAATGCTCCTTTGTCTATTGATGAGGAGTATTTTTTGAGAATTATAAAGGAAAATAAGGATGCAAAGGGGATAATAATAACCTATCCAAATTATTATGGTGTATGTTGTGATTTAAAGAACATAATAAATGAAGCAAGGAAATACAATATGAAGGTTTTAGTTGATTCTGCACATGGAGCTCATTTTGGAATAAGTGACAAATTACCACAAAGTGCTGTTAAGCTAGGTGCCGATATGGTAGTTATGAGTTCTCATAAGACTTTGCCAAGCTTAACACAAACTGCATATTTACATTTATGTACTGATAGAATAGATGTAAGTAAAGTAGATTTTTACACGAGTGCATTTTTAAGTACAAGTCCTTCATACATATTCATGAGTTCTATGGACTATGCAAGATATTACCTAGACGAAAAGGGAAAACAGGATTATGATAATCTTGCAGATTTATGCACGGAGTATTCTAAGAAGATAAGTGATATTAAGGGACTACATGTTTTAAATAGTAATGATTTAAATGTGAATGGAAAAACACTTGATTTTGACGTTACTAGATTAGTAGTTAATGTTTCTGAAGGGCTTAGTGGTTTTAAGCTGGATGAATATTTAAGAAAAAATCATATACAACCTGAGATGTGTGATGAAAGAAATGTAGTTTTAATATGTTCGCCTTTTAATGCAGAGACGGAGCTTAAAAATTTATATGATGTGCTTAGAAGATGCAATGTTGTAAAATTAAAGAATAATAAAAAGGAAGTAGTTATTTCATCTATACCAGAAAGTAAGCTTAATCCGTATGAAACTCTAAATGCGAGTTATAAAAAAGTGAAATTGGAAGACAGTAGGGGCAAGGTGTCTAAAAGTGCTGTGGTGCCTTATCCGCCTGGTGTTCCTATAATTATGCCCGGAGAAGTATTTAACTTAGATGTTATTAAGGATATTAAAAAATGTATTGAAAATAATGTGGAAGTATTAGGAGTAAAAAATAACGGTAAAGATATTATAGTAGATGTTATCTGTAAAGATTAA
- a CDS encoding cyclic-di-AMP receptor, with amino-acid sequence MKLIICIVQDDDAGDLIDVLTDKGLRVTKLATTGGFLKSGNTTLMIGVDEKDVDDVIKSIEDVCKTRQQVVTSPSPVAGSTGVYVPYPIDVEVGGATIFVVDVDKFIKI; translated from the coding sequence ATGAAATTAATTATATGTATAGTTCAGGATGATGACGCAGGTGATCTGATTGATGTTTTAACTGATAAAGGTTTAAGAGTTACAAAACTTGCTACGACAGGTGGATTCTTAAAATCAGGAAATACAACCCTTATGATAGGTGTAGATGAAAAAGACGTTGATGATGTCATAAAGTCAATAGAAGATGTATGTAAAACGCGTCAGCAGGTTGTAACATCTCCTTCTCCAGTTGCAGGCTCTACAGGTGTGTACGTACCGTATCCAATTGATGTAGAGGTTGGAGGGGCTACTATATTTGTAGTTGATGTAGATAAATTTATTAAGATTTGA
- a CDS encoding BglG family transcription antiterminator, giving the protein MDLYHMNKRQTKILKILLYENNIVASDILANISGVTAKTVRKDIKVINEILKDKGAVIKSKMSYGYYIQVIDEVAFSKFKDDINDKSKRTIFFMTNKNAIIYYIIRTIVSVDGFIKLDDIANDLFMNRTTISLYMSKARKILNKYRLRVVNTPKYGIKVVGDEFNIRMCLVDSHLYYKEGEFSEVNYEKFIQANADTVEKISEFIDILCSVNEISIPLMGIKKISLYIMFQINRIKAGKLIEKFDDYGIYTLISTSSVFKNMNTIKKLICNLYCMDINDAEIKTLYSVIFSCMNYNIEIFKNANNYDFYLKITVEAFKYIDDKININMLENEKYIDEFQAAIFQMIYRDKVGVINFQFDIKAIKCDIIGYNVAVLFCYYIWDKYNIKLNENELIHIIGFVGSKISDYSDEINKKKVLIISSIRGVAISKSIELRLKSGIHPFNVDVDIKDINKLNFLHNDYDCVIADCDPEDMRNLKNTVYISKLFSQQEVLNVKRILLNLDEKSLYINNIFTEKLYFKDVDLNTKEDVLKFLCTELLKRNVVDDRCYKDIEIREAINSSETDSNVALPNFLREYSEHGFAVTLLLKKPIIWDNEFVKVVFLIQYGYKTNIEDIMFLNNCVRELCRNENISMFLKQNDYEDFKCLINKIVNDPQAYLFY; this is encoded by the coding sequence ATGGATTTATATCATATGAATAAAAGACAAACCAAAATATTAAAAATACTTCTTTATGAAAACAATATTGTAGCCAGTGATATTCTTGCAAATATAAGTGGTGTTACAGCTAAAACCGTACGTAAAGATATTAAAGTTATTAATGAGATACTTAAGGATAAAGGTGCTGTTATAAAGTCAAAGATGAGCTATGGATACTATATTCAAGTTATAGATGAAGTGGCATTTTCAAAATTTAAAGACGATATTAACGATAAAAGTAAAAGAACAATATTTTTTATGACTAATAAAAATGCAATAATTTATTATATTATTAGAACTATAGTATCCGTCGATGGCTTTATAAAATTAGACGATATAGCAAATGATTTATTCATGAACAGGACAACCATAAGCTTATATATGTCCAAGGCTAGAAAGATCCTTAATAAATATAGATTAAGAGTAGTAAATACTCCTAAGTATGGAATAAAGGTAGTTGGAGATGAATTTAATATTCGTATGTGTCTTGTGGATTCTCATCTTTATTATAAGGAAGGTGAATTTAGTGAGGTTAATTATGAAAAATTCATACAGGCAAATGCAGATACTGTGGAGAAAATAAGTGAGTTTATTGATATACTGTGCAGTGTAAATGAAATTTCTATACCACTTATGGGAATAAAAAAGATTTCTCTTTATATAATGTTTCAAATAAACAGAATAAAGGCTGGAAAGTTAATTGAAAAATTTGATGATTATGGAATATATACGCTGATCAGTACATCATCGGTTTTCAAAAACATGAATACAATTAAAAAACTAATTTGTAATTTATATTGTATGGATATTAATGATGCAGAGATAAAAACTTTATATTCGGTTATATTTTCATGTATGAATTATAATATTGAGATATTTAAAAATGCTAATAATTATGATTTCTATTTAAAAATTACTGTGGAAGCTTTTAAGTATATAGATGATAAGATTAATATAAATATGCTTGAAAATGAAAAATATATTGATGAATTTCAAGCTGCTATATTTCAAATGATATATAGAGATAAGGTTGGAGTAATAAATTTTCAGTTTGATATAAAAGCAATAAAGTGTGACATTATAGGATATAACGTAGCGGTACTTTTTTGTTACTATATATGGGATAAATATAATATTAAATTGAATGAAAACGAGTTAATTCACATAATAGGTTTTGTTGGAAGTAAAATATCAGATTACAGTGATGAAATTAATAAGAAAAAGGTGCTAATAATTTCATCTATAAGGGGTGTAGCCATAAGTAAAAGTATAGAACTAAGATTAAAATCTGGTATTCATCCATTTAATGTTGATGTTGACATTAAAGATATTAATAAATTGAACTTTTTACACAATGACTATGACTGTGTAATTGCAGATTGTGATCCAGAAGATATGAGAAACTTAAAAAATACTGTATACATAAGTAAATTGTTTAGCCAACAGGAGGTATTAAACGTAAAAAGAATATTATTAAATTTGGATGAAAAGTCTTTGTATATTAATAATATTTTTACGGAAAAATTATATTTTAAAGATGTTGATCTAAATACAAAGGAAGATGTTTTGAAATTTTTATGTACTGAATTGTTAAAGAGGAATGTTGTAGATGACAGATGTTATAAGGATATTGAAATAAGAGAAGCTATAAATAGCAGTGAGACAGATAGCAATGTTGCTCTCCCTAATTTTTTGCGAGAATATTCAGAGCATGGTTTTGCAGTTACACTTTTACTGAAAAAGCCAATAATATGGGATAATGAGTTTGTTAAAGTTGTATTTCTTATTCAATACGGTTATAAAACCAATATTGAAGATATTATGTTTTTAAATAATTGTGTAAGGGAATTATGTAGAAATGAAAATATAAGTATGTTTTTAAAGCAAAATGATTATGAAGATTTTAAATGTCTTATCAATAAAATAGTAAATGATCCACAGGCATATCTTTTTTATTGA
- a CDS encoding magnesium transporter CorA family protein, with translation MISIYKSMDLNNPSKIERLENIEPGCWIDVTAPTKQELTLIQKKTNVPMDFLNAAMDDEETSRLEIEDNNILIIVDIPFTEMEDNSLSYDTYPLAIIHTEKEIITICLKNSKVLTDFIDGKVKTFFSFKRSRFILQILYKVATYYLLYLRQIDKKSVMVEKHLHRSLKNKELIQLLSLEKSLVYFSTSLKSNEITLEKMLKLQIMQKYPEDQDVLEDVIIENKQAIEMASIYSDILSGTMDAFASIISNNLSVVIKFLASVTILLAIPTMVSNLFGMNVAGIPFATYRYGFWAICAIIAVIVCLTGIILHKKNTF, from the coding sequence ATGATATCCATTTATAAAAGCATGGACCTTAATAATCCATCAAAAATTGAGAGGCTTGAAAATATTGAACCCGGCTGCTGGATAGACGTAACAGCCCCAACTAAGCAAGAACTCACTTTAATACAGAAAAAAACAAATGTACCAATGGATTTTTTAAATGCCGCTATGGATGATGAGGAAACTTCAAGACTTGAAATAGAAGATAATAATATTTTAATTATTGTAGATATACCTTTCACTGAAATGGAAGATAACTCTTTATCTTATGACACTTATCCACTTGCTATAATACATACAGAAAAAGAAATAATAACAATATGTCTTAAAAATAGCAAGGTACTAACAGATTTTATAGACGGAAAAGTCAAAACATTTTTTTCCTTTAAGCGTTCAAGATTTATACTGCAAATACTATACAAGGTAGCTACATATTATCTTCTATACTTAAGGCAAATAGACAAAAAAAGTGTTATGGTTGAGAAACACCTTCATAGATCTTTAAAAAACAAGGAGCTAATTCAACTTTTATCTCTTGAAAAGTCTCTTGTATATTTTTCAACCTCACTTAAATCTAATGAAATAACTCTAGAGAAAATGTTAAAGTTACAAATAATGCAAAAATATCCTGAAGATCAAGATGTTCTAGAGGATGTAATAATAGAGAATAAGCAAGCAATTGAAATGGCAAGCATATACAGTGATATTTTAAGCGGAACAATGGATGCCTTTGCATCAATAATATCAAATAATTTAAGTGTAGTAATTAAGTTTTTAGCTTCAGTAACAATACTACTGGCAATTCCTACGATGGTTTCAAATTTATTCGGCATGAACGTAGCCGGAATACCATTTGCAACCTATAGGTATGGATTTTGGGCAATATGCGCAATTATAGCAGTAATAGTATGCTTAACAGGCATAATTTTGCATAAAAAAAATACTTTTTAA
- a CDS encoding amidohydrolase — MKQEMISFLSTIENRLFDLTKYLHDNPEKSFHEYKSYNYIIKLLQDYNFNVSKNYLNIPTSFLAKLGEGHPKICFICEYDADENSGHIYGYNGKTTISIAAAIMLSKIISKVSGTCIVLGCPGEILHGSKTTMFKQGTFNDIDAVLAVQPHVVTAQSGSSMATLPIQFKFEANDTSMDLKNVSPCLNTSLITFNTLNALINNLDHNCIIDNLNLSSSTDLNSKSSEITFSIRSASSKDIMELASKIKDFVKVLSSLLNINYEYHLTDVPCKELITSCTISRLFSHNLKENGIINIDGVNNIYSCLNLGIVSHSIPCIHPYVSITEDSSIKYGTKRFADETITHYAHDTFMKSAKALAFTALDLIENKNLLFEAKSELTHK; from the coding sequence TTGAAACAGGAAATGATTTCATTTTTGAGCACAATTGAAAATAGACTTTTTGACCTTACAAAATACCTGCATGATAATCCTGAAAAAAGCTTTCATGAATATAAATCATATAACTACATAATTAAACTTTTACAAGACTATAATTTTAATGTCTCTAAAAACTATCTAAACATACCAACTTCATTTTTAGCTAAATTAGGAGAAGGTCATCCAAAGATATGTTTTATATGTGAATATGATGCTGATGAGAATTCAGGGCACATATATGGTTATAACGGTAAAACTACAATATCTATCGCTGCTGCAATTATGCTTTCAAAAATAATTTCCAAAGTTAGTGGAACCTGTATAGTTCTTGGTTGCCCCGGTGAAATATTGCATGGCTCAAAAACAACAATGTTCAAGCAGGGAACCTTTAACGACATAGATGCAGTTTTAGCAGTTCAACCTCACGTTGTAACCGCACAAAGTGGAAGCTCAATGGCAACACTCCCAATTCAATTTAAATTTGAGGCAAATGATACTTCTATGGATTTAAAGAATGTCTCTCCATGCCTTAATACATCTTTAATTACCTTTAATACCCTGAATGCTTTGATAAATAATCTAGATCATAATTGTATTATAGATAATCTGAATCTATCAAGTTCGACAGACTTAAATTCAAAAAGTTCAGAAATAACCTTTTCTATAAGATCTGCATCTTCAAAAGATATTATGGAACTGGCTAGCAAGATTAAGGATTTTGTAAAAGTTTTAAGTTCTCTACTAAATATAAATTATGAATATCATTTAACAGACGTTCCCTGTAAAGAGCTAATAACAAGTTGTACAATTTCAAGGCTTTTCTCTCATAATTTAAAGGAAAATGGAATAATAAATATAGATGGGGTTAATAACATTTACTCATGCCTCAATTTGGGTATAGTCAGTCACTCAATACCATGTATACACCCATATGTGTCAATAACAGAAGATTCTTCAATAAAATACGGAACAAAAAGATTTGCTGATGAAACTATAACTCACTATGCTCATGATACTTTCATGAAATCCGCAAAAGCTTTAGCCTTTACTGCCCTCGATTTAATCGAAAATAAAAATTTATTATTTGAAGCCAAAAGTGAATTAACTCACAAATAA